A segment of the Fusarium musae strain F31 chromosome 2, whole genome shotgun sequence genome:
CAAAATCGTGTTGTAAGCGACGTGGTATACGTAGTTTCTTTTCTAGCTTGACAAGGCGTTTTTGCAAGTCATAGTGAAATATCAGATGGCAGTCCGGGTCTTGTAGGCCAGCCTCACAAGTAGCAACTGCGATTTTCTTCCAATGTTTCTTCTGCTGTTCGGAATCTGTGAATTTGGGTTTCGGATCCAAAGCTGGCATATAATGCTCCTCCAGAAGAGCCTTTCGTTGGTACCAACCGCCTCGTCTTGCTGGATGGAATAGCCGTTGATCGAGAAGCTCGGTGAGCAGCGCATGCTCTCTGAGATGTTGTTTGAGCTTCCCAAAAACTGGTGCTGCTTTATGGACAATTCTCGTATACGAGTGGCCTGGTGTGAAACGCCTCAAGTAAGCGCCCTCTCCCATTTCATAGACAGTGTGCTCCTTGTGCTGCTCTTCTTCTACCAATGTCTTCCATCGCGGGTAAACTTTGTCAAAGATGTTGACCATCAGTCTGAGGCCCTCATCTCCGGGTGGGCTGCTGAATTCCAATGCATCGACTTCAGCCTCCAGACGAATGGCGGTTTCATACTCTAGTAGGTGCAGGCGCGACGTAAATATAGTGGAAGTTCGGCAAACAATGTATTCAGGAAAATGCCGTCTTGCAATTTTAGCAAGAATGATTGTTGTTAGGGATTTCTCTGTCCACTCTGTCGATCGATAGAACACAAGATGCACCCGTTCAAAAAGTTTGAAGGCCGATGGCGACAATCGAATGCAAGGTCCAAGTATTGCGAGAATTTTTGTAAGAAAATGCTGCTCTCGGTTCGAATCTTCTCGCCGAAGGTTTGCGATGCCCTTTCCCTTAGTTTTTGCATCCAAATTTTCCTGGTCTTCGGCAACAAAACCACGGCTGTTGTGTCTGCTGAGGCCCACCGACATCAATCCAGACTGTTGCTTGCTCATCTTTACTAGTGAACGAATGAGTTCTGACTTATTGCGCCCTTGGACTTTTGCTTCCTTAGCAAGCTCTTTCAGCTCATCTAGGCTCAGCAGCGATGCAGCCTCTTCTACAGAATTGATGTGATCTTCTGATCTATCGGCAAAGCTGAACGTCTCATCCAGTCTCGactcttcaagctcaagatcatgAAATGGGTTATCTATTGGGGTGGCTGTGCTTGCTGGCAGAATACGAGACGATTGCAGGGTAGTTATCGCTGCCTCAAGATCCGAGATGTCGTTATGATATCCAAGACGGCTATGGCGATGCCACGATGCAGTTTTCCTGAGAAAGAGCCTAACGTAGCTTTGAAATGTAAGCGAGTATCAGGTTTGTGATAATGCGTAGAGTGCATACAGATACTGAGCCTCGTAGTTCAACTCTCTCCATTGGTAAAAAACCTCGGTCTCTTTCCCATCAAATAAATGCGACTCTTCCTCTAGGACGGTCTCAAGTGCAAGATTGAAGGCATCCACATAAATAGAGCTTCGTCCCTTGACCCAAAGTGGCTGAGACGTTTCCGTGgtgtcatcctcatcatgcGCCGAGGCCTGTGATGACTTCATTGTCTCATACTGCTGGactgcttcttggccttcagcAGTGGGCGGTAACGCGCTCTCAATATCCGTAATTCGGGGGTGTTCCTCAAATTGGTACTTTGTTTTAGCTGCTCCATTATCAGGCAAATCTTCCCTTGGTGAGATATCCTGGGGGTGATCAGGGAATAGGCCCCCCTCAGAGTCTGGTGATCCCTGCCGTTTGGCTCGCTTGGAAGGCCTCTCCTTGTCTGGTGAGTCACCGCGAACTTGCTCTCGAAGTTGGCTCTGCGGCTTGGGAAGCCTCGTCACGAACGCATCCATCATTAAACCCGTGTCATGTCAGACGAAAGTAGAAGTTGAAAAACACGATTAACGAGTGAATGTCTAACGATGTGCACGCGATGACAAAGACAAGGTACGCTAGCTGAACACGAAAGCACATGACCTCGCGGGGCACCTACTTTATCGGGCCGTATCTTGATCCGAAAATCAGCCGGCGCGAAAGGGCCCATCTAAGGTATGTCCATTCTTGCAGCTTCCATAAGTACCTGTCAACAGCGCCATTCTGGTAAATACTGCTAAGGCACCGTACCTTACATCGACTTGTCTCATCGAAAATGGCCGACGAAATCCCCAGAACAGACTCTGCAGCAGATACACCGCAAATTGTAGCACCAGCTGAATCTGCTGTCAATGGACATAACTCAGACCAGAAGGACGTGGCAATGTCTGATGCGCCAGTCGATCACTCTGCAGTATGTTCTTTCTCCTCTATATGTTCTTGGAGACTTCTCGTCGAGATTCCACTTATTACCTGAACCCGCCTCTCCTCGACAGTCAATCTTTCTTGTATCAGGGGCCATTTGGAGGACAGACTATTAACTTCTTGACAGTCATCTCCTGCTCCAGCTACTCATGCGCCTAGCCCCATACCTGCACGAACAGGGACTCCGGCGCAAGGTTCCAGAGCTGCTTCTGCGCATCCGGATTCTGGTCTTAGCCTACCAGCCGAAGCTGCCCCTCATGGTGATTCAACACGACGATATCTCAACACAAAAGTTACTGGAGTATTGTTAGAGGGCGTGAAGCAACTGGCAAAAGACAAGTAGGTCTCACCTTTATCATGTTTTGTGAATAGCGACTGACAACATCACAGGCCGAGTGATCCTCTCCGGGTACTAGGAGAGTATCTCATTCAGAAGTCAAAGGAACTGGAAGGCACTGGCTAGATCCACGATATCACAAGATTTTCCACGGTAGCACGCAATTGGCATGGTAGCGGAAGGCATAGATGGCGTTCAGGTTCAATAATTTTATCGTCACTGGGTTGAGAATGTCCCATTACATACGCGTACTTTCAGCGGTCGAAAAGCTTTCTATTTGAGCGGTCGACGTCGCTGTTGATCCTCCCAGAGGGGGCGAGCAGAAAGCACCATGGCTCTAAATGCAATTTTTCCATGTTTGTCCCCCAACTCCGTGACCCGGGaaaccatcaccaccaatcaATGCGGCCATTCTTTGTCATGTCTTCGCTTAAGCGACGATGGTGCTAGCAGTAGCGGACTCGTACTTCCAGGTGGGAGGGAGAACACCGACGGTCTTGTAGTAGCGAGCCAGGCGGTGAATTCGGGACTCAATGAGAATGAGGCGGAACTTGgagtccttgtccttgcggTTACGCTCGAGGTGCTTTCGGACGGCGACAGCCTTTTAAATTGTTAGCTTGGAATTGTGCGACGGGGAAATTTTAACATGACTTGCGTACCTTCTTGATAAGCATGTACAGATCCTCGGGGAGCTCGGGAGCGAGGCCTGTTAAAATCTCTCTGTCAGTCTCAACCGTACAGAGGCATTAAGGAGATGGTATTTCTCCGTTGAAGACGTATTTGTTTCCTTCGCCACATCCTTTATTCGTTCAGGGAACCGTACCGTTGGACTTGAGAATTCGGAGAATTCGGTTACCTGCGATAATCTGTCAGTTGTTTTCATCTTGAATTTCCATGCGCACAATCCTTACCGGTGACAAGCTTGACCTGGGCAATGCCATGGCTGTCGCGAAGGACAACACCGATCTGAGAGGGAGTGGCACCCTTACGGGCGAGCTTGGCGATCTGCTCAACAACCTGCTCGGGGGTGGTCTTCAACCACGCAGGAGCAGAGCGTGAGTAGGGGAGAGCGGAGGCAGAAATGCCCTTTCCCTTGCTGTGAAGTCGGCCCATCTTGTCGGTTTGGCGTGGTGATGCTGGATGATCAGTGTTGGAGTCGTGGAGTTGCAAAATGATCTTTTGAGAAATGCCTTTTGTGTGCACTAGTTAGGGTAGCGATGCGAAGCCATTGGTCCGATAAGCCACCATCGATAAGAGATCACGTGAATGGTCCAAGCTCATGTTGCatttctttacttttcttGCTGTCGCGCGATTCgagtttttctttcttctcgtgAAGTTCTGTTACAGCTTTCAATCATATGGTAAGTCACAATGCTCCTCATACCGTCTCAGTCGACCTCGACATGATGATAAATcactttttacttatttctgGTACCTCTTATGTTAGAGCCCTCGGGCTCAATGAATGAACAGGACTTCTGATCTGGTCATTTTATTTGCAATTAGACTTGCTTTTCTCTGTCGGCCTTGACACTAACCGAGTACAGATCTTTTGACCTACTTGCTCCTGCTTGAAGTTGCCTCACATTAGTAGACATTTTACCGATAGATAGTACCTTGAATAATGTATCCTGTTCTCGAACCCACCACCGATCCAGATCAACCCATCACAATGTGCCTGACCTCGTAGTAGTGAATAATGCATTCTCGTAAAACAAATCCACATCAACATGATGCAAAACCTGACTTGCACTTGGTGCCTGCTCACACATGCGGAGGTCGGTAGTATTGAATTCGATGATACCAAATGCTTTGCCATGCCATGTGTTTTACATTTTCAATTGATTCCCTACCCGTACACCGATAGAAGACTCCTGCCCCCTCAACCCATATACCCAAGGTAGTAAACATATTGTCTCCTTGGTCGCCTTGAATGGAAACGATATTACCTCTTACCACGCTCCAACGTCGAAGTTCTCCTACATGTCGGGTTAGTCGCTATGAACCAAAACCTAAGGGTCCAAGCTTACCTCTGGGAAATATGTTGTCACGACAGTTCTGTCAGCAAACTTGCGTCCCGCAAGAGCTTGCAGAGCCTTGGCTGTGTCTTCGGCTCTTTCATACTTGACAAAGATCTTGCCTACACCAGCAGATTGTCGACTGCCACCAGTGGGTCGTGGAACCTTGACATCGATGATTTTACCAAACTTGGAGCACTCTTCCCTAACGTCTTCGCAAATTTCTGGCAGGCTTTGTTAGTAGGAGTTCGTTAAAATGGTCAAGGACACGCACCTTCGTAGTCGTCGTTGTCCAAGAGCTCTTCAGCAGTCACCATGTTCAGAAGCTGAAGCACTCGACTGCTCTCAACCTCATTGGCAGTCTGAGAAGCAAGACCACTGATAGCGGTAATACCCACGTCGAAGTTGGCGACTTGTGTAGGACCGATACTAGCCTTGCtaaccttgagcttcttgcctcCAATTTCCATCCCGTTGAGTGTGTCAAGCGCAGTTGGATTGGAGGCGGCGGGGTCTTGATACTCGGCAAATGCGATACCCTAAAAGTGTTAGAGATAAAGTCTCATTTTCGCTCAATAGGTTGGACTCACTCTGGACTCTTCTGTCCCTCTGTCCTTGACAAGAACAAAAGCCTTGGGTTTGCCAAAGCTAGCCAGCAGTTCAATAATTTGCTCCTCTGTCAAGAATGTAGGGATGTTGGTAatgctgagcttgttgacaGTGTCCGGAACGATGTTCGAGACAACCTCGGAATCATAGGAGACTTCCTCAGTTACTGCAGGCACTACGTAGTCACGGGGCCGGCGAATCTCAAGGCCACGTTGACCTCCATCCGCACCATTCGATGCATCACTGGCTTCCATAGATATTCCATCCATTGCCAAAGCAACTGTTGCCTCGGGGGCGTCTTTGAACTCGATGACGGCAAATGACCGGTCGTTGGAGAACTGACACAGGACGCAAGGGTCTGTTGTGTCGATGACATTCAATCCATTCAGctggaggttgaagaaggacATGAGGGCCTCTTCGCTTGTACCTGAGGGAATTCTTGAAACCAGCAATCGCTTTGACTGACGAGAGTTATTGGCTTTCAGTCCAGCGCTGGTGACTTGCCCACCAGGCTGGTTCATAAATGCCTGTAGTTTGCTCGGGTCCATTGGCTGTTGCCGAGGAGCGCCAGGAAGAGGGAACATGCCCGACAGCTTGGCCTGTTCGGCTGTAACATTCTCGTAGCCTGGAGGCTTGATATCCCACTGAGTCAGGCGACGCTTGCGGTCCAGGACAGGCACGATGTTGGTAAGATCTGGAGTTGGCTCTCGCTTCTTAGGTGGTGGGCTCGCGCTACGGCGCTCCTGCTGTGCTGGAAATCTGTCCTCACGTCGATCTCTTCCACCGCGACGACGGTCTTCGTAGGGATCTCGGTCTCGCCTGTTAGGccgctcatcatcgtcgcgTCTGGCATCTCGACGGGATGATCCCCGATCGCGATCCCACTCACGATCGCCACCTCGTCTTTCGCGGCCCGAGTATCTGTCTTCGCGCTCACGGTCGCGGTGGTTTCGGCTGGACGAGTAGGCATCGACATCGCCTTCACCTCGTCGATGGCTTCGGTGCTCGGGTGAGCGAGATCGTCTGCGGTCGCGGTCACGGTGTCGGTCTCGACGATCGTCTCTATCGCCTCTATCACCTCGAGGCTAAGCGGAGTCAGTTTGAATCATATTTGAGAGGAtgatatggatatggatTACTTACAGGATAATCTCGTCCCCTGCGCCCATCTGTGTGGTAAGGATTTAGCGACGCGACGCGATCAAGTATCACATTGCAGTAGAACTTACCTCGGGAGGAATAGCTGTCCCCGTTCATACTTTTAGCAGCGACAAGCGACTCCAGAGCTTGGATGCGTCCTCTGAAATTGATGAGTGCGAATGGTTGGAAGGCGGATTCGTTGATTCAAGCCGCAACGAGGTTCTAATTTCAAAGAGCTGGCAGGCATCGCGCGAGGCTGGAGCTTTTTTTGCCAGGAGGCGCTAACGTTAGTAAGGTTTGGGCCTAGCGCCACATTTCAGGACTTGGCCTCTCGGGTTAGGCTATGGCAGTAGGGCAGCTTGCGAAAAACTCCAGTACCTTAGTTAGCAAACAGAGTCGAGAATAGAGAATTTCCATGAACTGAACTCACGATATTTATTATTTGTACTGAAAGGTGCCATTAATGGTCCTAAATATGCCTCATAAGTAGAATATCTAAAACCCAGAACTATTGTATTAGCTATATGATAGATTGCTGTTCGTAAACCTTGATTGTTGGTTTTGGCTTATGCTCGTTGTCAGGTAGGTAGTCTCTCAAGTTCCAGGGGCTACAACGTTCATCATCCAATAGCACATTACATCATTAGCCTTGAGTCGCCACGGGAGATCAACGAGAGGCAGTGTCGGTTTCAAGCTGCCAATTTGCTCCCTTGACGCATCTTTCTTGCTAATGCCTCTTCCAAGTAGAGTAGACGGGCTGAATCCTTTTCTCAATGCCTGTCGTAGGGAAGACGGATTGGCATAAATTGCCTGTTACTCTAGGGGAGCTTTgcatcaacaccaccttGAGATGTGGACAGTCTTTTAGATGGCAAAAGATTAACCATGAATGGTGAGTTACTATTCAATCCGCGGCCTGTCGACTATGCTAACTCTTTCAGGACCTGCACTTTGCATGGCCGACTTCTTCACTTGAAGCAGGACTCAACTCATCTGCACTATCGGGTCACCTTTCCAGCGCCCAAACCCTTGATGCCAGCACCCAACGACACAGAGGCTCTCCTAAGGCACTATTTCAACCTGGATACTAGTCTCGAGCCGCTTTACAAACAATGGTCAGATGCTGATGCCAACTTTAAAAAGAGGGCTCCCCAGTTTAAAGGGGTTCGAATTCTCAGTCAAGATGCCTGGGAGACATTGATATGCTTTAtctgcagcagcaacaacaatatTACGCGGATATCACAAATGGTGAGTTTATATCGCTTGCGCAGGATTTGACTCATGATTGATCGAGTATCCAAGGTGTACAAGCTGTGTCAGAACTACGGCCCGCTCATTGCATTCATGGGTGACGAGCCATTCCATGACTTCCCATCGCCTCAAGACCTTACGGGAGATGATGTCGAATCGCATCTTCGCGAATTAGGTTTTGGATATCGGGCAAAGTACATTGCTGAAACAGCACGGATGGTTGCCAACGAGAAGCCTGAAACCTGGTTGGAAAGCCTGCGAAATCCTGACCAACCAGGCTTCAACACAACGCCTGTACCGAAGGAGAACCATGCGAGTTACAAGGAAGCACTTGCTCAACTACTCACTCTGAAAGGGGTTGGTCCCAAAGTTGCCGACTGTGTATGCCTCATGGGCCTTGGCTGGGGGCAGGCAGTTCCTGTTGACACCCATGTTTGGCAAATCGCCCAGCGAGACTACAAGTTTGGAAAGTCAAAGGCCAAGACATTGAACAAGGCCACTTACGAGGCTGTTGGGGACCACTTCCGAAGCCTCTGGGGGCCGTTTGCCGGCTGGGCTCACTCTGTTCTCTTTACCGCTGATTTGAGAGAGTTTGCAGCTCAGGCTGCaaaagaagaggacgagcCTACTGTGATCGAACTGGTGGCGCATAGTTCCACAGAACATACGAGATCAAAAACAAAGAAGACTATCACGATCACCGACAGTGACACAttagtaaaggaagaaacaCCGTTCATTGAACCCACAGATGAGCAAGGGTTGGGGGAGATCAAACAGTTGAGAAGGTCGAAACGGGTGCGCACTTCGTAAGAGTGCCTTTCAGCATCTAGCTGGGATGAGTCAAAGTAGTAGATCTAATGGCTGCTATGTCGAAGCAAGGCAATCTATGAATATTGAATACTTGGGTTGTAAGTGTTGGTGGTGAGTGCGAGTCTCATAATGATAAGACTTAAGCCTATAGACTCACCACAAGATAAATGCATTTTCCCTGAATCTGAGGACCACCGGCACTATGCTATCGCTACGTTATGTATTTCCTGGACCTGACATACAGAATGCAGGCAGATGTATGATATGATTCGGTCCGCCGTTTCTCGACATGCGACTTCAGATAGATGTAAGTTCAAGAGATGGTAACTTATCATAATATTTCAGATCTAAAACTCCTTTCACTCCAAGTTCACCATTCGTCATGTGGTGTAATGCTTCTTACCTGGTGGAGCAGGAAAACATCAGGCCTTGATACATGATGTCGAAATAAACTGAACAAAACGATCTTAAGCTTATGCTAATGTAACTAAGTCTTTTTGCCATTCAGGATC
Coding sequences within it:
- a CDS encoding hypothetical protein (EggNog:ENOG41), giving the protein MDAFVTRLPKPQSQLREQVRGDSPDKERPSKRAKRQGSPDSEGGLFPDHPQDISPREDLPDNGAAKTKYQFEEHPRITDIESALPPTAEGQEAVQQYETMKSSQASAHDEDDTTETSQPLWVKGRSSIYVDAFNLALETVLEEESHLFDGKETEVFYQWRELNYEAQYLKTASWHRHSRLGYHNDISDLEAAITTLQSSRILPASTATPIDNPFHDLELEESRLDETFSFADRSEDHINSVEEAASLLSLDELKELAKEAKVQGRNKSELIRSLVKMSKQQSGLMSVGLSRHNSRGFVAEDQENLDAKTKGKGIANLRREDSNREQHFLTKILAILGPCIRLSPSAFKLFERVHLVFYRSTEWTEKSLTTIILAKIARRHFPEYIVCRTSTIFTSRLHLLEYETAIRLEAEVDALEFSSPPGDEGLRLMVNIFDKVYPRWKTLVEEEQHKEHTVYEMGEGAYLRRFTPGHSYTRIVHKAAPVFGKLKQHLREHALLTELLDQRLFHPARRGGWYQRKALLEEHYMPALDPKPKFTDSEQQKKHWKKIAVATCEAGLQDPDCHLIFHYDLQKRLVKLEKKLRIPRRLQHDFGHVDLQKPIEHTIKGIQLKKDIIAKGGRQVSTKTIWLDELDTQEECSVETMCLSQYRSEGWKGYHAEGGIIRTLFAYLFYDILFLYIPNVFQTAYQTCPLDLHTDAFYPSRASEINHRLVEIANGEAPQLIRKVWESEHERRTSVVGLNWDFEIDDLIELAGCFEGNALAAVCKVMAQEYRQRGGGIPDLILWRTNNLPEDSTEVPGRPKGEVMFSEVKSANDRLSDTQRLWIHVLTGAGIKVALCNALAKEVRGVD
- a CDS encoding hypothetical protein (EggNog:ENOG41); its protein translation is MADEIPRTDSAADTPQIVAPAESAVNGHNSDQKDVAMSDAPVDHSASSPAPATHAPSPIPARTGTPAQGSRAASAHPDSGLSLPAEAAPHGDSTRRYLNTKVTGVLLEGVKQLAKDKPSDPLRVLGEYLIQKSKELEGTG
- the RPS13 gene encoding ribosomal 40S subunit protein S13 (EggNog:ENOG41~BUSCO:EOG0926514P), which gives rise to MGRLHSKGKGISASALPYSRSAPAWLKTTPEQVVEQIAKLARKGATPSQIGVVLRDSHGIAQVKLVTGNRILRILKSNGLAPELPEDLYMLIKKAVAVRKHLERNRKDKDSKFRLILIESRIHRLARYYKTVGVLPPTWKYESATASTIVA
- a CDS encoding hypothetical protein (BUSCO:EOG092628HC), producing the protein MPAPNDTEALLRHYFNLDTSLEPLYKQWSDADANFKKRAPQFKGVRILSQDAWETLICFICSSNNNITRISQMVYKLCQNYGPLIAFMGDEPFHDFPSPQDLTGDDVESHLRELGFGYRAKYIAETARMVANEKPETWLESLRNPDQPGFNTTPVPKENHASYKEALAQLLTLKGVGPKVADCVCLMGLGWGQAVPVDTHVWQIAQRDYKFGKSKAKTLNKATYEAVGDHFRSLWGPFAGWAHSVLFTADLREFAAQAAKEEDEPTVIELVAHSSTEHTRSKTKKTITITDSDTLVKEETPFIEPTDEQGLGEIKQLRRSKRVRTS